In Streptosporangiales bacterium, the DNA window TCCCTCGTCTGGGTCGCGCTGACCGACCTCTACGTCCGGCTCCTGGCCATGGGCACGATCACCGACATCCAGTTCTTTTGAGTAACTCCTGATCCGAGGTACCTGACGTGAGTGAGATAGAGCGACACGCGTACGACGTCGTCGTGATCGGCGCAGGCGGGTCGGGGCTGCGCGCGGCCATCGAGGCGCACGAGCGGGGCGCCAAGACCGCGATCGTCTGCAAGTCGCTCCTCGGCAAGGCGCACACCGTCATGGCCGAGGGCGGCATCGCCGCGGCGATGGGCAACGTCTGGGAGCAGGACAACTGGCAGGTCCACTTCCGCGACACCATGCGCGGCGGCAAGATGCTCAACCACTGGCGCATGGCGCAGCTGCACGCGCAGGAGGCGCCGCAGCGGGTGTACGAGCTCGAGTCCTGGGGCGCGCTCTTCGACCGCACCAAGGAAGGCAAGATCTCCCAGCGCGACTTCGGCGGCCACCGCTACGCGCGGCTCGCCCACGTCGGCGACCGTACCGGCCTGGAGATGATCCGCACCCTCCAGCAGCGCGCCGTCTCGCTGGGCATCGACGTGTTCATGGAGTGCACGGTCACCGAGCTGCTGAAGGACGGCGACCGGATCTCCGGCGCGTTCGGCTACTGGCGCGAGTCCGGCCGGTTCATCGCCTTCGAGGCGCCCTCGGTCGTGCTGGCCACCGGCGGCATCGGCAAGTCGTACAAGGTGACGTCGAACTCGTGGGAGTACACCGGCGACGGCCACGCGATGGCCCTGCGCGCCGGTGCGACGCTCGTCAACATGGAGTGCGTCCAGTTCCACCCGACCGGCATGGTGTGGCCGCCGTCCGTGCGCGGCATCCTCATCACCGAGTCGGTGCGCGGCGAGGGTGGCGTGCTGCGCAACTCCGAGGGCAAGCGCTTCATGTTCGACTACATCTCGGAGTACTTCAAGCACGAGACCGCCGACAACGAGGAGGAGGCGGACCGCTGGTACGACGACCACGTCAACAACCGGCGCCCACCCGAGCTGCTTCCTCGTGACGAGGTCGCCCGCGCGATCAACTCCGAGATCAAGGCCGGTCGCGGCTCACCGCACGGCGGAGTGTTCCTCGACATCGCGAGCCGGCGCAGCGCGGAGGACATCCAGCGGCGGCTGCCGTCGATGTACCACCAGTTCAAGGAGCTGGCCGACGTCGACATCACCAAGGAGCCGATGGAGGTCGCGCCGACCTGCCACTACGTCATGGGCGGCGTCGAGGTCGACCCCGACTCGGCCCAGTCGCTCGTCGCCGGCCTCTACGCCGCGGGCGAGGTCGCGGGCGGCATGCACGGCTCCAACCGGCTCGGCGGCAACTCCCTCTCCGACCTGATCGTGTTCGGCATGCGGGCCGGCGAGTACGCGGCGGCGTACGCGAAGGGGCTCGACGCGAAGCCGCAGATCGACGACGCCCGGCTCACCGAGGCGGGCCGCGTCGCCCTGGCACCGTTCGAGGCCGAGGGCGAGAACCCGTACACCCTGCACCAGGAGCTGCAGGACACCATGCAGCGCCTCGTCGGCATCATCCGCACCGGCAGCGAGCTGCAGCAGGCGATCGACGCGCTGCAGACGTTCAAGGGCCGCGTCCCGAACGCCTTCGTCGAGGGCAACCGCCAGTACAACCCCGGCTGGCACCTCGCGCTCGACCTGCACAACATGCTGCTGGTCTCGGAATGCATTGCCCGGGCCGCCCTACAGCGCACGGA includes these proteins:
- a CDS encoding fumarate reductase/succinate dehydrogenase flavoprotein subunit translates to MSEIERHAYDVVVIGAGGSGLRAAIEAHERGAKTAIVCKSLLGKAHTVMAEGGIAAAMGNVWEQDNWQVHFRDTMRGGKMLNHWRMAQLHAQEAPQRVYELESWGALFDRTKEGKISQRDFGGHRYARLAHVGDRTGLEMIRTLQQRAVSLGIDVFMECTVTELLKDGDRISGAFGYWRESGRFIAFEAPSVVLATGGIGKSYKVTSNSWEYTGDGHAMALRAGATLVNMECVQFHPTGMVWPPSVRGILITESVRGEGGVLRNSEGKRFMFDYISEYFKHETADNEEEADRWYDDHVNNRRPPELLPRDEVARAINSEIKAGRGSPHGGVFLDIASRRSAEDIQRRLPSMYHQFKELADVDITKEPMEVAPTCHYVMGGVEVDPDSAQSLVAGLYAAGEVAGGMHGSNRLGGNSLSDLIVFGMRAGEYAAAYAKGLDAKPQIDDARLTEAGRVALAPFEAEGENPYTLHQELQDTMQRLVGIIRTGSELQQAIDALQTFKGRVPNAFVEGNRQYNPGWHLALDLHNMLLVSECIARAALQRTESRGGHTREDFPQPDETWGTKNIICRAEGDGVTTATQPLPVMPDDLKALFEENVS